A window of Chryseobacterium sp. IHB B 17019 genomic DNA:
AATTCTTCCATTCCGCCGGTAAATAATTTTCTTATGACAATGGCGGCCAATAAAAGCTTTAATAATTATAATGGAACAGACGAGCCGGGAATGACATTGAGGATGTTGAATTTTACATTAACAAATACAGTTAATAATGCCAATTTTTACCTTATTACTTCAAATCACGGGGCAAACAGCGGCGGAGAAGAATATGTAAGGAGACAGCATTATGTTTATCTTAATGACGCGCAGATTTATACGTACAAACCCGGAGGAATTTCCTGCGAACCATTCCGTCAGTACAATACTCAGGGAAATGGTATTTACGGAAGCTCGCCGCAATCTACGGCGTGGTGGACTTCCTGGAACAACTGGTGCCCAGGAAACTCAATTCCGATCAGGAAAATAAGCGTAGGAACTCTGCAGCCAGGCTTACAGACCTTTGTGATTATGGTTCCGGATGCTCAATTTGTTGGTCAGCAGGGAGATTTTCCTTTGTCCGTATATTTTCAAGGTGAAACAGCTGCCATTTTAGGAACTCAGGAAATGACAGTTACCGACATTAAAATTTATCCAAATCCGGCTACCAATTTTATAAAAATATCAAGTACGAAGAAAGTCAGGGAAACTGAAATGTATTCTACAGATGGAAGACTGGTGAAAACGTTCAAGGGTGGAGAATCTGATATCAGTGAACTCCAGCCGGGAGTTTATATTTTAAAAGCAACTTTTGAAGACGGAATTTCTTTTAAACATAAAATAATTAAGAAATAAATTTGAAGCACTACCCAGTAGTGCTTTTTTTGTGGCATTATTTTTCCATTCATTTTTTAAATCACCAAATCGTAATATTATGAAATTCAATAGATTTTATGTTTCAGCATTAAGCTTATTTCTAATTTTAACAGCGTGCAAAAAAAGTACAGCCAATGCTCAGCAGGCTGAAAATGATGGAAGTGTAGAAACAAAAGAGCCAAATTCTAATTATAAGCCGGCTTTCGCAGGGCAGACAAGAATAAAAGCAGTAAAGACCACCACACCCTATAATGTGGAAATTTTAAGCAAGGACTTAGGAAAACCTTGGGGAATTATCAATTTGCCGGACGGAAGATTTTTAATTACCGATAAAAGAGGATACATGAATGTCGTATCAACAGATGGAAAACAGATTTCCAAAATAGAAGGCTTCCCAAAAGTTGACTCAAAAGGGCAGGGAGGAATGCTGGATGTAGCACTTGATCCCGATTTTAAGACCAATAATATTATTTATTTCAGTTTTTCGGAACCTTTTGGAGAAGGTAATCACACTGCGGTTGCAAAAGGAACACTTTCGTCGGACATGAAGAAAATTTCTGATGTAAAAGTAATCTTCAGAGCAACTCCAACTTATGACGGAGATAAGCATTACGGCAGCAGACTGGCTTTTGATAGAGACGGAAATCTGTTTGTGGGTACTGGAGAACGTTCGGATAAACAGACAAGGGTCTATGCTCAGCGAACGGATAATTATTTAGGAAAAATTTTAAAAATAACCAAAGACGGAAAACCGGCTCCGGGAAATCCTTTTATTGGAAAAGCAGGATATAAGCCTGAGATCTATGCCTACGGAATCAGAAATCCTCAGGGAATGGTAATTGATCCAAACGGAACGCTTTGGGATGTGGAAATGGGACCGAGAGGGGGTGATGAAATTAACCTGATCCAACCCGGGAAAAATTACGGTTGGGGAGACGTTACTTACGGGATTGAATATTCCGGGGAGAAAATAAACAACGGTACCACCCAAAAAGCAGGAACAGAACAACCCATTTATTATTGGGATCCTGTGATTTCACCAAGTGGAGTTGATTTTTACACCGGTAATATTGAAGAATGGAAAGGAAATCTGATGATCGGCTGTTTAAGCGGTGAACATATCAATAGAATTGTCATGAAAGATAATAAAGTGGTCGGCGAAGAACGATTATTAGAAGATCAGAAAGAACGATTTCGTGATGTTTTGAATGGTAGTGACGGAAATCTGTATGCAGTGACCGACAGTGGGAAATTGTATAGGATTTCTAAGAAATAAATTAAAGATCAAAAATAGACGCCTGGAATTCCAGGCGTTTTGTATTTAGAAACTATTGATAATTCTGTTTAATCCTTCTGTCAGAAGTTCTCGTGAAGTTGAGAAACAAATTCTGATGTGTCCTTCCGCGCCTTTTCCGAACCATCTTTCCGATCCGGGAACGATTGCTACTTTTCCTTGCTGTAAAACATGCTGGGCAAATGCTTCACTAGACATTCCGTTTTCAATTTTAGGGAAGATTACAAAAGTTGCTTCAGGTAGATTTGGAGTCAGAATTCCTGAATTGCTCAACATGCTGTGCGCCAGATCTCTGTTGTGCTGTAAATGTGTCAAAAAATCATTAAACCAAGGTTTTGCTTTGTCAATCGCCACACTTGCAGCAATTTGTGATAAAGTAGAAACGCCTTCAATGGTTGAATTGAAATTAGATTTTTCCGTAAAATCATCCAATAATTCCTGATCATTACACAAAACGGCACCAATTCTTAATCCTGCAATTCCAAAAGATTTTGAAAAACCGAAAACCGTAAAACTTTTCTTTTTGGCTTCCTCAGAAACCGAAGAATAGGTATTGAATTCTTTTTTATCGTAAACAATATCACTCCAGATTTCGTCACTCATTACCCAAAGGTCGTGGGCCGCTGCAATTTCCGAGATTTTCTTTAAAATTTCCTTAGAATAAACTCTTCCCACAGGATTGTGAGGATTGCAGACGCTGATCAGCTTTGTTTTAGGAGAAATTAATGAAAGCAACATTTCAAAATCAATATCTCCCGTTTTGGAATCAACAGCACACAGTTTTATGTTTCCGCCAACAGCTTCTACCGTTTTTTTGAAAAGGAAATCAACGGGATCAAAGATAATGGCTTCATCTCCAGGATTTAAAACATATTTGGCGATTAAAAACATACCCTGAGCAGCACTATTTACAGCTAAAACATTGTCAGGCGTAAAATTTCCTTTTTTCTCAGTATTAAAATGTTCCGCAACACTTTTTTTAAACTCGGGAATACCGGAAAACGGACCATAACTGAGGTAACCGTCTTTGATGTATTCAATAATTCCCTGTTCGATTTCTGATGACATCCTGAAATCCGGATCAGCTGCCGTTAAAGGAATTATTCCATCTTCCAGCGTTGCCCATCTGCCGTTGTAGGCTTTTCTTTTCAGGGCTTCGAAATTAATATCAGTATTTGTAAACATTTTTATTTATAAGAAATTGGTAAGGTATTTTTCGGTTGTTCGTTCAGTGGTAAAAGGAATTGATCCAATAATGCTCTTCCGTTTTTGATATGAATCTCAATCTCGGGTTTCCTTTCTTCTTCGTACTTTTTGAAAGTTTCATTAAGATCATTTTCTTCCAATAAAAGATTGGTTAAAGTATAAGAATCTTTAAGCGCAGAAGTAACTCCCTGACTCGTAAAAGGAATCAACGGATGTGCTGAATCTCCGACGAACACTACATTTTCGTGATAGAAAGGATTTAATTTTTCCAATTCATACACTCTCCAGATATGAGCGTTTTCATAGCTTGAGCCTTCAATAATAGATGAAATCAAAGGATTCCAGTCACCGAAATTATCCAGCATAAACTGTCTGATACAATCCGGAGTATAATCTTCGTTAATGAAAAACTTAGTAATATCAAACTGGCAATACCAAAGGATTTTTGATGCTGAAAGTTTCAGAACTCCAAAAGTAAGACCTCCTTTTTCATGATGGAATTTGAGAAAATTGCTTTCAATCTGGCTGGCAAGTTCTTCATTTTCAATAATATTTACCACTTCATTTTCCAGAACAGCTTTCATCGTTTCATCCGGAAAAATAGTTCTTCTGATTCTGCTTCTTGAGCCGTCCGAAGCTACAACAATATCTGCTTCAAGTGGAGTATCTTCATCAAGAGTTATATCAGCTTTTCCATTTGAAAAACCGTTTAAGTTTACTGTTGTCTTGTAAGAAATCTTATGGGAAGGAATACCTTTAGCCAAAATTTCTATCAAAGCACTTCTGGAAACCACAAAAACATCATCAAGATCCTTTTCAGAAAGCACCTCGCCGCTTTGGCAGTAATGAATATATTTTTTCAGGAAACTTCCTTTTCCGTAAAGGTCATCAATATCAATAATACTTGATAGATGTTCAATACCTTCTTTGGGAAGGATAAATCCGTGACCTTTCAGGTCATTTTGAGTTCTTCTTTCGTAAATATGGTAGTCAATATTATTTTTTTCCAAATAATTGGCCATACTCAATCCGGAAACTCCAGCTCCTATGATTGCAACTTTGTTCATCCCTTAGTTAGTGTTATTAGTTTTTATTAAGAATCCACAAATCTCCGTTTTTATATTTTTTGCGGGTGATTTTGTTTTCGTTGGTAAGGTTTTGTAGTTTCTCGAATGCTTTTTCAAAACTGATGTCGGAAAGCACAGCAAATTCCTGAGTCGTTAAAGTAGGATAAACTGCAAACAACTGATCCCACTCTGAAGAATATGCTTTTTTCTTTACATCAGGCTTGATTTTTTTCACTCTTTGTTCGAATTCTGCATAAGGCTTAAATCCGTAAAGAACATCCAACATCTCATTATCTTTGGTAAAGATTAAAGTAGGGAATCCCCTTACTCCAAGCTGTTTTCCAAGGTCAAGATCTTTTTTGAACTCGATCTGAGCTTTGGATTCATAATCTTCTTTCCATTGCTTAACATCTAATCCTGCCAGTTCTGCTGCCTTCTCAAGATTCTCGTCTTTGGTAATATTTAATTTGTCAAGGAAAACCATCTCGCGGGTGATTCTCATGAAGTTGATTGCTTTTTTTGCATCCTGCATTTGGGCTGCTTTGAAAGCAATGGATGGAGGATAAGAAGAATTCAGCGGGTCTTCCAGCCATACTCCTCCTTCGATAGGCATTTTATAGTATGGGCTTACTTCTTCCCAATGGTGTGCAACATCACTTGGCTTGCTGATTCCACCGGAGTTATAGATATCCCAAGATGGTAAAAGCCCTCCCATTCTGTAATCAATTTCCACTGCATTTCCGTATTCCAGTTTGAATTTTCTTAGCTGAGGTTCAATCCCCCAACAAGAAGAGCAAATAGGGTCTGTATAATAAATAATGTGAATTTTATCTGTAGCAATATCTTGTAATTGATCTACTGAGGATTCTGTGTTTGGCGCATCAAGGATTTCGCATACTCCCTTTTCGTAATCGCAATTGAGAAGAGGATTCTTGTTCATATTTTTGTAATTATTTGAGTTAAAAGTAGTTAAAAGTAAAACGATATATGTGATGGTGTCCAAAATGTAGTTTTTTTTGGTTTAACATAATATTTAAGACGTAAAATGAATAACAGCCGGAAGTGGCTATTTTTTAGAATAAAAGAAACTATTCCGGTGCTTTGAAGATATTGTCATCAGAATGGAACCCGGCAACACCACCGCTTACCGCAAATTTCATTGCAGAAGCAGCCGTCATACCCACTACAGGTTTGATGTTTTTCTCTTCCGTCACGATTACCCAGCCAGAAATAGCGTAGGAATGAGGAAGGTATACAGCTACGTAATTATGTTTTTCAACATCTGCCATTTCCTTTTGAGTTAAAAATCCGATTCTCCAAATCTCGGGATTTTCATTGGTTTTAACCCAAACAGGATCGTTAAATTTTTTCTTATCTCCAACAAACGAAGACATTACATCTTTTGTGGGGGTATAAATATGCTTTACTCCCGGGGTTCTTTCCAAAATACTGTCCATGGTATCGAAAAAAAACTTTCCGACCACGAATTTATTTCCTAAGAATCCTAAAAGTGCTGTAATTAAAATAGTTGAAATAAAAACTAACCCCGGAATTTCTTTGGCAACCGAAGGAATAATATTGTCAATAGAAGTAACAACATACCAAATTACAAAAATGGTGAGCCCGATCGGGCCAATAATAACCAACCCCTGAAAGAAATTTTTCAGAAAATAATTAGCAATATTTTCAAAAGTCAGTTTTTTCAATTTTATAATCTGTTTTTATCCGTGAATACTTTCACCTTTCCCGTAAGACTGGATAATTTTTGCTTCATATTCCAGCCACTCTTCCCAACGTTTGTTTACTTTTTCTTCGTCTCCCAATTGTCTTGCAAAACCAATGAAAGTCGTGTAATGGTTGGCTTCGGAAATCATCAGCTCTCTGTAAAATGTTTTAAGCTCTTCATCTTTAATATTCTCAGTAAGAACTTTGAATCTTTCGCAGCTTCTTGCTTCAATCATCGCTGCAAAAAGCATTTTATCAACAATCAGATCGTCTCTGTTGCCGCCTTTTTGGATAAAATTTATAAGCTCGTTGACATAATCATCTTTTCTTGTGCGCCCAAAAGTATATCCTCTTTTTTTAATGATCTCATGAACCTGGTTGAAATGCTCAAGCTCTTCCTGCGCAATGGCGAGAAGTTCTGTCACAATTTCCGGATATTCGGGAAGCATGGTGATCAATCCGATAGCGTTGGTAGCGGCTTTTTGCTCGCACCAGGCATGATCCGTCAAAATTTCTTCAATGTTTTCCTCTGCAATATTTGCCCACCTTGGATCGGTAGGAAGTTTCAACTTAAACATGACTTAAAAAATTTCTGTAAAATTAAAATAAATTGTGATATGATAGAAGTTTATTTATAGTTAAGATTTTTACTTAAATATCTTTTTCATTAACTTATTAAATGGCTGGTACTTTTTTTGTTATTCTTTTAAAAACAATTAAAAATATAAACAATGGAAACGATTACAATTTTAAAAAGTAAAATGAATGCCATCTTAGTATTTGCATTCATAATGTTTACTTCCGTAGCAGCTTTTGCTCAGGAAAATACAGGAGAGGTTGTTGAAAAGGTAAACTCTACAAAAACTACAACTACCACAGAATGGTACGCTGACCCTATGTATATCATCGGCGGAGCGGTTATTCTGATCATTATTATTGCACTTATAGCAAGGGGCGGAAAACGTAATGATTAAATTTTAGCTGCCGTTTTTCTTCTTAAAAATTCCAGGATTTTCCATCCTAAGTCATCAACTTTCTTCAATCCTGCTGAAATAGCGTAAGCTATAAGAATATTGAAGGCATAAATTAGAACCATTAATAACCACCAGGGCATATTATCTTTTAATGGGGCAACTAAAAAATAAATCAAAGAAGAGCTTATTCCTTGGGCGAAATAGAAAAATATAGCATTTTTCCCGATATAGGTAATAAAATTTTCTTTTGTAATTTTTAATCTGTTGTAAAAAACAAAAAGCGTCACCAGGGAAAATAAAGACCAAATAATATAAGGGATTTTTGGAGGAAATTTATTTCTGTTGATTTTGTAAAAAATTTCATTTCCGTAATACCAGAACATCCATATAAGGGCGGCGGCAACAACTCCGTAAAGAACCGGGATTATTTTTGTGGGGATTTTTTTACCACGCATTTTGTTGGCAATTAAGAATATACAAAGATAAAATGCGACATAACCCACTTGTCCTGAAGGATAAATTTCAGGAAAGATATTGAACAGCAGTGTCAAAGTAACACAAATTCCGATAAACCAATTGATATGCTTGGGAAAAAATCTTAAAATTAAAAGTCCGAAAACTGTTAAGATAAAATAAACCCTCAAATACCAGAAGCTTCCCATCACGACAGGAAAAGTGTCTGCATTGGTATATTGATGAAGATACCAGTTACCGAGATTTTGCCATTGCGGTTCGGCAGAAATATTGATTGCAGAATATTTTGATCCAAAAGTTGAATAAAAGCTCTGCAGCCATTCTAAAGAGAAAAAGCTTAAGCCAAAAACTTTAAAAAAGTAGTCCAGAAAAAACAGAAATGTCACAAAAATCATATACGTGATCTGTAGTTTCAGAAGCCTGTACAATGTTTTTTCAATATTGGAGCCTGATGTGATACCACTGAGCGCATAGAATAAAGCAACGTCAAAAACCAGAGAAAAAACCCGTACTTCCGCCGGAATATAAAGTTGTCCCGACCAGAAAGCCGTATGTATAAATATAATGGAAATGGTTGCCAGACCTTTCGCAAAATCAATGTATAGATCTCTGTTCATTATTTGGAATATCTTTCAAAAGTAAGAAATTAATTCATTGGAAGTTTGAAGTTGGAGCAGGAAGTAAATAACCTTGAAAATATTGATAGGATTTTCTAAAATTCCATCATCCCAAACCCCTCCTTCCTTACTATTAATCAACAAAAAGAGGTAAGACAAATAGCTTACCTCCTTTCTTAAATATATCGAAAATGAATGTTTATTTAAGATCTTTGAATTCCTCAGCAGAGATTTCTCCATTCTGAATTCTTTTCAATTCATCGATGTACTGACTCATATAAGCGTCAATCTCAGGATTTCTTGTATTCTTGCCCATTTTGTAAGTTCCGTTCAAAACACCCTGGTAATAATAGAAGAAATTGTAATCAAAATCTGCTGCAGAAAGGCTGTACTGTCCTAAAAGGAAGCCTAGACGAACTGCAGATCTCCTTTGTGGAGGAGTTCCGTGATGTCCTGGACTTGTCGTCTGATAATCTCCGATGCTTTGGGCAAACTCATAAGCTGCAGCAATTTGCGCAAATGAAGTTTGATTGTACCCGTTCGGTCTTCTCAGATAATACCCTGCGAAACCGTCTGCTTCCAGTTCGTTGGGTCTTGCAGTGGACTCATTTACAGATGGTAAGCCGAAAATGTACTGCAGCTGATGGCCATACTCGTGAGCCAGGATCATTGCATTGACAATATCTCCGCCTTTGCTTTTGGCATCATAATAAATAGCATACCCGTAATAGATTTTCCCCGTAGAATAAGAAATCGCATTGTACGTTGAATTAAAATTGGAAGGGTCATTTACAAATCTCAGCGTTGGATTGCTTCTTCCCCACAGGCTTGCGATTTTTGTCATCTGCGAATTCATAAAATTGGTGTCTGTAGAATTTTGTAGAGAAGTCGTCAAAACAGATGAAGAACTCCAGTACTGATCTACATAATAGCAGACTTTTTCAAGCTCGTTGGGCTGATCGATTTTTGCATTTAGCTCCTGTTGTTCCGCTGTTACCGGATTTTCCATTGAGTCGTCATTACATGCTGATAATGAGAGTGCAGCAATTGCTCCCGCTAGTAAGGGGAATTTAAAGTTTCTTTTCATATTAAATATTTTAGGTGTAAACGAAGGTATAAAATTATCTGAAAAATATTATCACTTTAAGGTGAAAAATTATTCAAAACATAGTTAAAATTTTAATTTGTAAAAAAGATGGGTTTGAGTGTAAGGTAATTAGAAAATTTTCATATATTTGCACCTCGAAATAACTAAAAATTTATAAACAATGTTTGCAATTGTAGAAATAGCAGGGCTTCAATACAAAGTTGAGCAAGACCAAAAGTTGTTTGTAAACCGTTTATCAGGAGACAAAGGAGGTAAAGTATCTTTCGATAAAGTACTTCTTACTGTAAACGGAGCAATCACTGTAGGCGCCCCAGCTGTAAACGGAATCACTGTGGAAGCAGAGATCCTAGACCACGTAAAAGCTGATAAAGTAATCGTTTTCAAGAAGAAAAGAAGAAAAGGTTACAAAGTAAAGAATGGTCACAGACAATCTTTAACGCAAATTCAAATCACTGGTATTACAGGTTTTGAAGGTGCTCCAAAGAAAGAAAAAGCGGCTAAAAAAGAAACTGCTAAAGCAGAGATTCTTGCTGATAACGAAACGGTAAACTTTGGTGAAGATCATGAATTGAACTATCACTTGAAGAAAAACGGATTGTCTCAGACTAAAGAAAACAGA
This region includes:
- a CDS encoding peptide-N-glycosidase F-related protein, whose protein sequence is MKQNLFSLALICFFVSLFGKSALPPTTLAFYEEAVFYDMYASTVSQPLPSGAIRLNNSTYTKKMTDTQLDSFGNQVTMNVTIGALCDNYDRLAHVFLALVPKGASSYDTNIVKKLEIGRFITPFMNKNVSPTSVPYTFQVDNIGAIFKDPILRAQFDFWIEFTVFGVPYAAQTQVAGCSGRIDVFKGSLTFVTDNNSSIPPVNNFLMTMAANKSFNNYNGTDEPGMTLRMLNFTLTNTVNNANFYLITSNHGANSGGEEYVRRQHYVYLNDAQIYTYKPGGISCEPFRQYNTQGNGIYGSSPQSTAWWTSWNNWCPGNSIPIRKISVGTLQPGLQTFVIMVPDAQFVGQQGDFPLSVYFQGETAAILGTQEMTVTDIKIYPNPATNFIKISSTKKVRETEMYSTDGRLVKTFKGGESDISELQPGVYILKATFEDGISFKHKIIKK
- a CDS encoding PQQ-dependent sugar dehydrogenase → MKFNRFYVSALSLFLILTACKKSTANAQQAENDGSVETKEPNSNYKPAFAGQTRIKAVKTTTPYNVEILSKDLGKPWGIINLPDGRFLITDKRGYMNVVSTDGKQISKIEGFPKVDSKGQGGMLDVALDPDFKTNNIIYFSFSEPFGEGNHTAVAKGTLSSDMKKISDVKVIFRATPTYDGDKHYGSRLAFDRDGNLFVGTGERSDKQTRVYAQRTDNYLGKILKITKDGKPAPGNPFIGKAGYKPEIYAYGIRNPQGMVIDPNGTLWDVEMGPRGGDEINLIQPGKNYGWGDVTYGIEYSGEKINNGTTQKAGTEQPIYYWDPVISPSGVDFYTGNIEEWKGNLMIGCLSGEHINRIVMKDNKVVGEERLLEDQKERFRDVLNGSDGNLYAVTDSGKLYRISKK
- a CDS encoding pyridoxal phosphate-dependent aminotransferase, whose translation is MFTNTDINFEALKRKAYNGRWATLEDGIIPLTAADPDFRMSSEIEQGIIEYIKDGYLSYGPFSGIPEFKKSVAEHFNTEKKGNFTPDNVLAVNSAAQGMFLIAKYVLNPGDEAIIFDPVDFLFKKTVEAVGGNIKLCAVDSKTGDIDFEMLLSLISPKTKLISVCNPHNPVGRVYSKEILKKISEIAAAHDLWVMSDEIWSDIVYDKKEFNTYSSVSEEAKKKSFTVFGFSKSFGIAGLRIGAVLCNDQELLDDFTEKSNFNSTIEGVSTLSQIAASVAIDKAKPWFNDFLTHLQHNRDLAHSMLSNSGILTPNLPEATFVIFPKIENGMSSEAFAQHVLQQGKVAIVPGSERWFGKGAEGHIRICFSTSRELLTEGLNRIINSF
- a CDS encoding FAD-dependent oxidoreductase, producing the protein MNKVAIIGAGVSGLSMANYLEKNNIDYHIYERRTQNDLKGHGFILPKEGIEHLSSIIDIDDLYGKGSFLKKYIHYCQSGEVLSEKDLDDVFVVSRSALIEILAKGIPSHKISYKTTVNLNGFSNGKADITLDEDTPLEADIVVASDGSRSRIRRTIFPDETMKAVLENEVVNIIENEELASQIESNFLKFHHEKGGLTFGVLKLSASKILWYCQFDITKFFINEDYTPDCIRQFMLDNFGDWNPLISSIIEGSSYENAHIWRVYELEKLNPFYHENVVFVGDSAHPLIPFTSQGVTSALKDSYTLTNLLLEENDLNETFKKYEEERKPEIEIHIKNGRALLDQFLLPLNEQPKNTLPISYK
- a CDS encoding DsbA family protein produces the protein MNKNPLLNCDYEKGVCEILDAPNTESSVDQLQDIATDKIHIIYYTDPICSSCWGIEPQLRKFKLEYGNAVEIDYRMGGLLPSWDIYNSGGISKPSDVAHHWEEVSPYYKMPIEGGVWLEDPLNSSYPPSIAFKAAQMQDAKKAINFMRITREMVFLDKLNITKDENLEKAAELAGLDVKQWKEDYESKAQIEFKKDLDLGKQLGVRGFPTLIFTKDNEMLDVLYGFKPYAEFEQRVKKIKPDVKKKAYSSEWDQLFAVYPTLTTQEFAVLSDISFEKAFEKLQNLTNENKITRKKYKNGDLWILNKN
- a CDS encoding DUF502 domain-containing protein: MKKLTFENIANYFLKNFFQGLVIIGPIGLTIFVIWYVVTSIDNIIPSVAKEIPGLVFISTILITALLGFLGNKFVVGKFFFDTMDSILERTPGVKHIYTPTKDVMSSFVGDKKKFNDPVWVKTNENPEIWRIGFLTQKEMADVEKHNYVAVYLPHSYAISGWVIVTEEKNIKPVVGMTAASAMKFAVSGGVAGFHSDDNIFKAPE
- a CDS encoding tRNA-(ms[2]io[6]A)-hydroxylase; its protein translation is MFKLKLPTDPRWANIAEENIEEILTDHAWCEQKAATNAIGLITMLPEYPEIVTELLAIAQEELEHFNQVHEIIKKRGYTFGRTRKDDYVNELINFIQKGGNRDDLIVDKMLFAAMIEARSCERFKVLTENIKDEELKTFYRELMISEANHYTTFIGFARQLGDEEKVNKRWEEWLEYEAKIIQSYGKGESIHG
- a CDS encoding acyltransferase family protein — protein: MNRDLYIDFAKGLATISIIFIHTAFWSGQLYIPAEVRVFSLVFDVALFYALSGITSGSNIEKTLYRLLKLQITYMIFVTFLFFLDYFFKVFGLSFFSLEWLQSFYSTFGSKYSAINISAEPQWQNLGNWYLHQYTNADTFPVVMGSFWYLRVYFILTVFGLLILRFFPKHINWFIGICVTLTLLFNIFPEIYPSGQVGYVAFYLCIFLIANKMRGKKIPTKIIPVLYGVVAAALIWMFWYYGNEIFYKINRNKFPPKIPYIIWSLFSLVTLFVFYNRLKITKENFITYIGKNAIFFYFAQGISSSLIYFLVAPLKDNMPWWLLMVLIYAFNILIAYAISAGLKKVDDLGWKILEFLRRKTAAKI
- the rplU gene encoding 50S ribosomal protein L21; amino-acid sequence: MFAIVEIAGLQYKVEQDQKLFVNRLSGDKGGKVSFDKVLLTVNGAITVGAPAVNGITVEAEILDHVKADKVIVFKKKRRKGYKVKNGHRQSLTQIQITGITGFEGAPKKEKAAKKETAKAEILADNETVNFGEDHELNYHLKKNGLSQTKENRETLVTLGKAVKVELEKNVLTHAEVDAAIVKNIESFKALNK